In one Roseinatronobacter monicus genomic region, the following are encoded:
- a CDS encoding DUF2282 domain-containing protein codes for MTTKTNTLSLAASLATALTLAGGHAHAQSATMEKCFGISLAGANDCAAGPGTTCSGTSTVDYQGNAWTLVAAGTCADIELPAMADGTARMGSLEELARDLPPA; via the coding sequence ATGACAACCAAAACCAACACGCTTTCGCTTGCAGCATCATTGGCCACCGCTCTGACGCTTGCAGGCGGTCATGCGCATGCACAATCCGCCACCATGGAAAAATGCTTTGGCATTTCGCTTGCTGGTGCGAATGACTGCGCCGCTGGCCCCGGCACCACCTGCTCGGGCACATCGACCGTGGATTATCAGGGCAACGCCTGGACTTTGGTTGCAGCAGGCACCTGCGCCGATATCGAACTGCCAGCAATGGCCGATGGAACAGCCCGTATGGGGTCGCTGGAAGAACTGGCCCGTGACCTGCCGCCTGCGTGA
- a CDS encoding sigma-70 family RNA polymerase sigma factor — MKREPKRGLNSLADTDALEDLMRAANRGDSAAYHRLFTAITPVLRKVVRARGAALGHAGCEDVLQDVLLAIHSKRHTWREDAPLRPWLYAIARHKVVDAFRARGRHVAVSIDDFAEGLPATAGPDPMEGRDMDKVLGQLEPRAAEIVRAFGLNGETTAETAARLDMSEGAVRVALHRALKSIARLRERMIE; from the coding sequence GTGAAGCGCGAACCGAAACGAGGACTTAATAGCTTGGCAGATACCGATGCCCTGGAGGACCTCATGCGCGCGGCAAATCGCGGCGATTCAGCCGCATATCACCGCCTGTTTACGGCGATCACGCCTGTTTTGCGCAAGGTCGTGCGCGCCCGCGGGGCGGCGCTGGGGCACGCGGGGTGCGAGGACGTGTTGCAAGATGTGCTGCTGGCGATCCACAGCAAGCGCCACACATGGCGCGAGGACGCGCCCTTGCGACCGTGGCTTTATGCCATTGCGCGACACAAGGTAGTAGATGCGTTTCGGGCACGCGGCAGACATGTTGCAGTATCTATTGATGATTTTGCCGAAGGGCTTCCGGCGACTGCGGGGCCTGATCCGATGGAAGGGCGCGACATGGACAAGGTGCTTGGACAGTTGGAACCGCGCGCGGCTGAGATTGTGCGCGCTTTCGGCCTGAATGGAGAGACGACCGCAGAGACGGCAGCGCGGCTGGACATGTCCGAGGGCGCTGTCCGCGTGGCCTTGCACCGGGCGCTGAAATCAATTGCCCGCCTGCGCGAAAGGATGATCGAATGA
- a CDS encoding NrsF family protein, with product MKTEDLIMALSADTLPRKSVVQQLGRAMPVAILISIAAFFAFWGPRPDIWAALGSAAVLKTVLPLCLVVLAAALAQSLTHPGARHDIRSAALGLSVVLVLGVFGAALLNAGGAGLIAALSTPSLLTCLLSIPVLGLPVLAAAFWALSSGAALRPRLTGAVAGLIAGGLAASVYSLYCDKDMILFVVPAYFAAIASISVIGALLGPRLLKW from the coding sequence ATGAAAACCGAAGATCTTATCATGGCGCTATCAGCGGACACTTTGCCACGGAAATCCGTGGTACAGCAACTTGGGCGAGCAATGCCGGTCGCCATCCTGATATCTATCGCTGCGTTTTTTGCTTTCTGGGGGCCAAGGCCCGATATCTGGGCCGCGCTTGGGTCAGCGGCAGTGCTGAAAACCGTCCTGCCACTGTGCCTTGTTGTCTTGGCCGCAGCCCTAGCGCAGTCGCTGACGCATCCGGGCGCACGGCATGATATCCGCAGCGCAGCGCTTGGCCTGTCTGTTGTCTTGGTGCTTGGTGTCTTTGGGGCGGCGTTGCTGAACGCGGGTGGTGCAGGTCTGATCGCGGCACTGTCCACGCCCAGCCTGCTGACCTGCCTGCTTTCGATTCCGGTTCTTGGCTTGCCCGTTCTGGCCGCGGCATTCTGGGCGCTGTCATCGGGGGCCGCGTTGCGACCCCGGCTGACGGGTGCCGTAGCGGGGTTGATTGCAGGTGGTTTGGCGGCATCCGTCTATTCGCTCTATTGCGACAAGGACATGATCCTTTTTGTCGTGCCTGCCTATTTTGCCGCAATCGCATCCATCTCGGTCATTGGCGCTCTTCTTGGCCCGCGCCTGCTGAAATGGTAG
- the dctP gene encoding TRAP transporter substrate-binding protein DctP, which translates to MNFSNISRALTAGALSALMSTSALADVVTLRFAGVFPIDHQGTKMMQQIADEVAAADVGLNIDLYPANQLGSGEALFEMVARGNLDLASAFIYADTDPRLEFLSMPYLVGGWDDMDNIMRSMESEYNKILQEITDEYRVHVFAQNPEGFVGVVATQEPANWNTLDDKGMNIRVWSSTLVRSMMQNKGYNTTTMAWGDIFPAIQSGIVDGAICCTKTATYNIFAQSDVGTHFVEYNSISELTSYYASQRTLDRLTPEQVEVLQAAMTKASDEFFEFNRTSDEEYAQRLRDRGYTILSLSEEEMAVMINMVREEIWPSMGDSIGHDIVDRLKSSLE; encoded by the coding sequence ATGAATTTTTCCAATATTTCCAGAGCCTTGACTGCGGGCGCGCTGAGCGCGTTGATGTCGACATCTGCGCTTGCAGATGTTGTTACATTGCGCTTCGCAGGTGTTTTTCCGATTGATCACCAAGGCACAAAAATGATGCAGCAGATTGCAGATGAGGTTGCTGCTGCAGATGTCGGCCTCAACATTGACCTTTACCCTGCAAACCAGCTGGGTTCCGGCGAAGCCCTTTTCGAGATGGTGGCACGCGGCAATCTCGATCTTGCGTCAGCATTCATCTATGCTGACACGGACCCGCGTCTCGAATTTCTTTCCATGCCATACCTTGTGGGCGGCTGGGATGACATGGACAATATCATGCGCAGCATGGAGTCCGAGTATAACAAGATCCTTCAGGAAATTACGGACGAGTATCGCGTGCATGTCTTTGCACAGAACCCCGAAGGTTTTGTCGGTGTCGTCGCAACGCAAGAACCGGCGAACTGGAACACACTTGACGACAAAGGCATGAACATCCGGGTCTGGTCCTCGACGCTTGTCAGGTCCATGATGCAAAACAAGGGGTATAACACCACGACAATGGCGTGGGGCGACATCTTCCCTGCGATCCAATCTGGTATCGTTGACGGCGCGATCTGTTGCACCAAAACAGCGACCTACAACATCTTTGCCCAGTCCGACGTGGGCACGCATTTTGTAGAATATAACTCGATCTCCGAACTCACCAGCTATTATGCGTCACAGCGCACCCTCGACCGGCTGACCCCTGAGCAGGTTGAAGTTCTGCAAGCGGCCATGACCAAAGCGTCCGATGAGTTCTTCGAGTTCAACCGCACTAGCGACGAGGAGTACGCGCAAAGATTGCGGGACAGAGGGTACACGATCCTGAGCCTGAGCGAAGAAGAAATGGCCGTTATGATAAACATGGTCCGCGAAGAAATCTGGCCTTCGATGGGAGACAGCATCGGTCACGACATCGTTGATCGACTCAAAAGCTCGCTGGAGTGA
- a CDS encoding TRAP transporter small permease translates to MSHPHPELPIGPDGAVVNHPIKITDELPKFIGAPLNWISIAMMGIVIFSGFLMACTFGAVVVIRYGFGGDLFAYEEWLLAIGIVGFFAGAVVASERQAHIRADVLGSAITNSTAIWWRNFVVLVIELFVTLFIVYACYISIADDFSFPRLRATPVLGIPFVSWRIAIMIGFTLMAVFTAAYLYVHIRKGLGLPLKSDSAKESKK, encoded by the coding sequence TTGTCACATCCACATCCTGAATTGCCGATTGGGCCTGATGGCGCGGTTGTCAACCATCCAATAAAAATCACAGATGAGCTGCCCAAGTTCATAGGCGCGCCCCTGAACTGGATATCGATCGCGATGATGGGTATCGTGATTTTCTCCGGCTTTTTGATGGCCTGCACCTTTGGTGCCGTCGTCGTCATCAGATACGGTTTCGGTGGCGATCTTTTCGCTTATGAGGAATGGCTGCTTGCCATCGGCATCGTCGGTTTTTTTGCCGGTGCTGTTGTGGCTTCCGAACGCCAGGCGCATATCAGGGCCGATGTACTTGGCAGCGCCATTACGAATTCAACAGCGATCTGGTGGCGCAACTTCGTCGTCCTGGTGATTGAATTGTTCGTGACGTTGTTCATTGTCTATGCCTGCTATATCTCTATTGCTGACGACTTTTCTTTCCCCAGACTACGTGCCACGCCCGTTCTGGGTATTCCATTCGTATCGTGGCGCATCGCGATCATGATCGGTTTCACCCTGATGGCCGTGTTCACAGCCGCTTATCTTTACGTCCATATCCGGAAGGGGCTGGGCTTGCCACTCAAGTCCGATAGCGCGAAAGAGTCAAAGAAATGA
- a CDS encoding TRAP transporter large permease — MIVTVSLLIVVGMLLLGVSVYVAFGSVLLFIALVGDQGVAGFLPRGSEGLRSLVLLAVPLFMIAGAIMERGKIAAPLVSLAEMFIGHIKGGLSAAAVLASGVFGSISGSANATLTCIGGIMMPHLRRANYPEGTSAALIVSAAPLGLLIPPSASHILYGWVAQQNVLRCFLSTVIPALILITLLIATNQFLLRKVTDLKLTDRPTPFIPTFIGQGRLAGPALMMPVIILGGIYGGIMTPTEAAGIAVIYAIPIAIYYYKGLTWKTLAETVGRSGITIGVVLCMVFMVLIVSDNLIAQGAPRMAQQMVYTISENPIVILLMINVVMILIGMLMDDISGMLLATPILLPIAQSTGMDPIHFAAVIGVNLGMANITPPTAPLLYLGAQVCDVSVSRMLWPTVIFIVFAWLPTLMLTTFIPELALWLPDLLLSGT, encoded by the coding sequence ATGATCGTCACCGTAAGTCTCTTGATTGTAGTTGGTATGCTGCTGCTAGGCGTCAGCGTCTATGTAGCATTCGGGTCTGTATTGCTGTTTATCGCGCTTGTCGGGGATCAAGGTGTCGCAGGATTCCTGCCTAGAGGATCAGAGGGCCTTCGTTCGCTGGTCCTGCTCGCGGTACCATTGTTCATGATAGCCGGCGCCATCATGGAGAGAGGCAAGATCGCGGCCCCTCTTGTTTCTCTGGCCGAAATGTTCATTGGCCATATTAAAGGCGGCCTCAGCGCCGCGGCCGTTCTGGCCAGCGGTGTATTTGGGTCGATTTCGGGCAGTGCGAACGCGACACTGACCTGCATTGGCGGCATCATGATGCCGCACCTCAGACGCGCAAATTACCCGGAAGGAACATCTGCCGCGCTGATCGTGTCGGCAGCTCCTCTGGGCCTGCTTATCCCGCCAAGCGCATCACATATCCTGTATGGGTGGGTTGCGCAGCAAAACGTCTTGAGATGCTTTTTGTCAACGGTCATTCCAGCTCTTATCCTGATCACGCTTCTGATTGCGACGAACCAGTTCTTGCTGAGGAAAGTAACGGACCTCAAGCTCACAGATCGTCCAACCCCGTTCATACCAACATTCATCGGTCAAGGCCGTCTTGCCGGTCCTGCACTGATGATGCCCGTGATTATTCTGGGTGGTATCTATGGCGGGATCATGACCCCGACAGAAGCGGCTGGTATCGCAGTGATCTATGCCATTCCGATTGCGATCTACTATTACAAAGGGCTTACATGGAAAACGCTTGCCGAGACCGTCGGTCGTTCGGGCATCACAATCGGTGTCGTATTGTGTATGGTCTTCATGGTTCTGATTGTCTCTGACAACCTGATCGCTCAGGGCGCACCGAGAATGGCCCAGCAGATGGTCTACACGATTTCAGAAAATCCGATTGTGATCCTGTTGATGATCAATGTCGTGATGATCTTGATCGGGATGCTGATGGACGACATTTCGGGAATGCTTCTGGCAACTCCGATCCTGCTGCCCATCGCACAGAGCACAGGCATGGATCCTATTCACTTTGCCGCAGTGATTGGTGTGAACCTTGGCATGGCGAATATCACCCCACCGACAGCCCCCTTGCTTTATCTGGGCGCGCAGGTTTGTGATGTTTCAGTTTCGCGGATGCTGTGGCCAACCGTCATCTTCATCGTGTTCGCTTGGCTGCCGACACTCATGCTGACGACGTTCATTCCGGAACTGGCACTTTGGCTGCCCGATCTTCTCCTCAGCGGCACGTAA